The Homo sapiens chromosome 16, GRCh38.p14 Primary Assembly genome includes the window CAGGTGTTCCTGGCCTACCCCGCTCTGCCCATGATGGTACAGAGGAAAAATGCAAGGTCTGTGCGCCTTGGGACTCTCCTCGTTGCCTGGATTCTGAGTTGACCTGATCTGTCACATGGCCACTTTGTCAGAACTCATCTGGTACGTGGGCTTCACTGATGCTGGGCTAGTCTGACCCCATCCAGGTCAGGGCTGGGTGTTATCACAGGGAGGGGCAGATGCCTGCAAAACCCTGGCTGAGACACCAGTGAAGGCCTCAGGAGTGATGGGTAAAGTCAGCAGTCAGCTAAGAACCCTGGGGTctctgtgtgaccctggacaggCTGCTTAGCCCTCCTTGGTCTCAGTGTCTCCAACTGTAAAAGCCTAGGAAAGTGAAGATCTCTTCTAGTTCAAAACTGTGATAAGGCCCTCCTGGCAGGGTCTAGGAGGGCTAAGAAGTCCTGAGGCATGTGGCTATCTCAGGGAGGCCCAAAGAAGACTGGAGGGAGCTCTCAAAACCTTCCCATTCAAAAACAGGAACTGCCTGTTGGCTGATGGCGGACACACCCCTTGGTTTGGGATGAAAGGCAGTCCTGACTGCCTCTTCCTGACCAGGCTGTCCTCTTCAACCAAGGGGTTTCTCTCAGCACTTATGAAGGTGAAATGATTCAATGGAAGAGACAGTACTTTGTAAACCATAAAATGCAATACAAGCAAAGATCTAAAATAAAACCAACTTTTACTTCTCTCTTGCCACCCTTTCTCTCCAACTCCAGAAAACCTGAGTGCTACAGACCACTGTTTGCAAACTCAAATGACCATAGGAACTCAGCAAGTCATATAAATGAGCGGGAAATGCCAGATGGAAAGGCCTATTTGGACAGAGACATGGGTCTAAGAAatacttccctttcttcttcGCTGTACTTTAAGATAAACAccaaaaacactaaaagcaagCCATGATGAATGGCACGTGGTGCTTGGTCAGGAGCCCACGGGAGTGGTGGGGATGGGTGGCCGGGCCACGGTGAATTGTGAGTTCTGGCTCCGGCTCAGCTCCCAACAACTGTGGTTTTGTCGGAGCCTAGGTCGAGTTGCCAAATCTTTGGATTTTTCAAAAGACACCAGAAAACCTGTATTTGGTTGTAAAATATCCTTTTCAATTTTCACTACTAACTCATATCACTTAAAAACACTGCCTGGACTCAGATCAATAAATATGACAACCGCAGGCCAGATCCAGTACACAGTCACAGGATTTTAACTTGGGCAGTAAAAAGACAAtggaggtggtgggtgcctgtagtcccagctacttgggaggctgaggaaggagaattgcttgaactctggaggcagaggttgcagtgagctgagattgcgctattgcactccagcctgggcaacaagagcaaaaccccatcacacacacacacacacaaagacaatggaagccaggcatggtggtagctcacgcctgtaatcccagcacttgcggAAGCCGAGACGACAGGATCACTtcagccaaggagtttgagaccagcctggacaacagtgagaACCTCATCtctatgtaaaatttaaaaattagctggccgtagTGTTGcccgcctgtagtctcagatatttggaaggctgatgggagaggattccttgagcactgcaggttgaggctgcagttagccctgttcacaccactgcactccagcctgggtgacagagcaggaagctgtctcagaaataaataaataaataaataaaaagacaatgagTATTGTGTTCTGGGAGGgtcacaagaataaaaataatgataaaaaatttaaaaagacaatgggTAAAACAAGGTTCTCCTCTACCTCAGTCCTCTTAGCACCTCTGGGCTGAGAAACAGCTTTTGGTTCCCCTTATGTAGGTCTGGGGGTTCTCAACTCAGCCCTGCCTCAGTAGAGGGGGCCTTGGAGAGCCCTGGGCAGTGGGGAGCAAGGTGCTGGCAGAGGAGGCTGCTAAGGGCCCAAGATCAGACTGTCCGCACCCCAGGGCCAGCTCTTGCCCTAGATTCTGGGACCTCCCTGCAGGCCGCCGCAGAGGTTCGGGCCCCTGAGCCCATCTCGGGCCTCCCGTAATGTCTAGATAGTCACTTTTAAGGCCGTCACCCACACTCCTGGAATATCTCCGGGTACAGCTGGAAGCCCACGGGCGGGTCCAGGTCTCCGTGGCCAGGGGTCAGGGTCACAGACAGACGCCCGGCGACCCGGCCCCTGTGGCCCCCGGCCCCGGGCCGATGAACCCACTGGTGTTTGGCCACGGCTGACTTCTGGCCAAAGCGGCGGCCGCACTGCGGGCAGGGGTAGGGCTTCTCGCCGCTGTGGGTGCGCCTGTGGGCTGCCATCTCCGAGCTCTGGCGGAAGCAGCGCCCGCAGTCCGGGCACGGGTAGGGCTTCTCGCCGGTGTGGGTGCGCACGTGGCGCCGCAGGTCCGAGGGGTAGGCGAAGGCGCGGCCACAGTCCGGGCAGGGGAAGGGGGTCTCGCCGCTGTGCACGCGCCGGTGCTGGTAGAGGGCAGAGCTCTGGCTGAAGCGGCGGCCACAGTCGGCGCAGCCATAGGGTTTCTCGCCGGTGTGGACGCGCAGGTGCGAAGTCAGCGCCGAGCGCTGCGTGAAGGCCCGGCCACACTCCAGACAGCGGTGGGGCCGCTCCCCACGATGGATGGCCCGGTGTTTGCTCAGGGAGGAAGCGTGGCCGAAGCCCTTGCCGCAGTCAGTGCAGTGGAAGGGCTTCTCGCCAGTGTGACTGTAGACGTGCTCCACCAGTGTGGAGCGCCAGGCAAAGCTCTTCCCGCACACGTAGCAGCCATGACGCTGGTCAGCTCGGGGGACAGGGGGGTGGGCACAGAGGGAGGGGCGTCCCCGGTGCGGTGCCTTGGACAGCTGCTCCCAACCATAAGGGGGCCCGGCCGAGGGGGCTTGGGGAGACTTCAGCCCAGGAGACCCGGCGGCCACAGGGTCGGGCTTCTCCAGGGCTCCCGTCCCTTccctttgtctttcctttttcttgtttctggaaTCTGCTGAGAGATAAAGAGGGGAGAGTTCAGGCTCGGCTCATCCTGGTCCTTGAATCCCACAGCCCGCGTGGACAGGGACAGGCCTGCTGGATCCCCGGCTGCTCCTGGGAGATGGAGGAGTGACACCTGTTCCTCGGCTGCAGAGCCAGACAGAGCCGGGAGGGAGAGAACAGCCCATTCCGCCTCGGGGCTGGGGAAATGTCACGGTGGGGGAAGGGCAGAGATGACATGAACATCTGGGCCTGATCCAGAAGGAGGAACGGACACCTGAGGATGttccaggcagcaggaacagCACCAAGAAAGGCAGAACCAGGAGGGCATGGCCAAGTTCAGTGGGGCTGGATACTCTGCAAAGGCTGAGggcaagaaatgaaagaaaaaaaggggggcGGACGGGGAGAAAGGAACCAGCCTGCAGGTGAACGGCAGGGGTGGGTCCTGAGGTGGAGGTAGAGTCAACAGAGTTTAAGAGACTGGGCGTGGGGGCTCAAGGcggtaatcccagcgctttgggaggtagAGAAGGAGGATCAGCCTAGGatttcaggaccagcctgggcaacacaccgAGAGCCAAGACCCcctctataaaatatatatattacataacaatttaaaacaattaggccagacgcagtgggtcactttggaaggccgaagcaggcgAATCGCTTAGctccaggagttaaagaccagcctgggcgacatagtgaaaccctgtctctactaaaaatacaaaaaattggctgggcgcggtggctcacgcctgtaatcccagcactttgggaggccgaggcgggcagatcacaaagtcagaagttcgagaccagcctggctaacatggtgaaaccccatctctactaaaaacacaaaaacaaaattagccgggcgtggtggcgggcgcctgtagtcccagctactggggaggctgaggcgggagaatggcgtcaaccagggaggcggagcttgcactgagccgagatggcgccactgcactccagcctgcgcgacagaggaagactctgtctcaaaaaaaaaaaaaaaaattaagcaggcttggtggcgggcgcctgtaatcccagctacttgggaggttgatacaggagaattacttgaacctgggagtgggaggttgcagtgaactgagatggcaccactgcactccagcctgggcaacggagtaaaactctgtctaaaaaaaaaaattacccaggcttcgtggcgagcacctgtacagtcttagctactctggaggcccaggtggaaggactgcttaagcccgggagttccaggctacagtgagctatgatgccgccactgcactcagcctagacaacaaagcgagaccctgtctctaaaacaaaaacaccaaaaaaagcCCCCAGAGTGTAGTGACCACGCAGAGGTGAGGACTCAGAGGCGGGTATGGCAGGGCCAGAGCCCCCATCACAGCTCCTTTCTAGGCTGCATCTGGGAGCCACGCAGGGGCTCAGCCTCGTCGTCGCAGTTGAGAAGGCAGTTCAGAGAGGAAACTGCTAAGCAGGTAGCTGGAGGTGGCAGAGGGTACCGGGATGGGACAGGAACAGAGAAGTCCCCATGGGACTGAGCACCCGATACTCCACCTGGGTCCGTTTGTGTCTGACATTTCGCCACCTCCGGATCCTGGGCAGCCGGACCCCACAGTTCGGCCTCCTCCTCCACCCAGGAGATGAGAGCTGGCTTGTTGCCTCCGATTCCTAGGGAAGAAGAACGCAAACCCCACGCTGCGGGGAGGCCACCTGCCCGGCCCCGGGGCCCCCAACTTCACGCGCAGCTCCCAGAGGCGCGGCAGGGCCTGTGGGGGCGCAGGGCTCAGGCGAGCAGGTGGGGCTCTCACCGAGAGCGCTCAGGTGGCCGTAGGTCTCCCGCATCACGTCCCGGTACAGGGCCCTCTGCGCTGGCCGCAAGCAGCCCCACTCCTCCCGGCAGAAGTACACGGCCACGTCCGCGAAGCTCACAGCCCCCGGCTCCCTCCACTCGGGTCCGGCCCCGTTTGGGTCCCGGGGAGGGAGCGGGGCCAGAGGCGGCGCCATGGTAACTGTCAACCCCGACGACGGATCGGCTGCCtcccctggcctggcctgggcctGCGGAACCTCCTGCGCCCGAGAAAGCCTCCCCGGCCCGGGcccaagggaaggagggaggttaCTAGGGCCCCCGAGGGCGCACTAGAGGGCGTGGAAACTAACGGTGCCGATGGCAGCGGGTGTATAATCAGAAATGGAATATGCCCTCATAAAAAATGGCGGCGGCGCGGGTACTCGACCTTTGCCCCTACGCAGTCGTGCCCAAGACAACGCCCCCGGTATCTCCAGTCCGCGTTCTCTCCGTACCCTCATCCAAAATGGCCGCGGTGACTAATACAGAGGCCGGCCTTGAAAACTAGCCGCGCATGTTTAGTCCCCGGCCCGGCGAGGCGGTGCAGCAGAGAGCTCCGCCCCGGCCCGGCGAGGCGGTGCAGCAGAGAGCTCCGCCCCGGTTTGCACGAACAAAAGAGCGCCTCGCGGGAGTGAGCTGGCCTCCCGGCCTTACTGAACTCAGGCATTAGTTTTCGTTTGTGGACCGTTTTATAATCGGGCTCCAGCTCATCACTCTCTCGTTTTGTCCTTGTTATCTCAGAAACAGGGCAACAGCAGTCTCTTCCCAATGTTGAGTGTAAAAAAACCAATGGAGTGGGcgtggcgcagtggctcacgcttgtaatcagcagtttgggaggccgaggccagcggaacaactgaggtcagaagttcgagaccagcctcaccaacatggtgaaaccccgtctccactaaaaacacacaaaaaaacagccaggtgtggtggcgtgcacctgtaatcccagctactggggaggctgaggcaggagtatcgcttgaacgcgcgaggcggagtttgcagtgagccgagattgcctcaccgcactccagcctgggcgacagagcgaaactctgtctcaaaaataaaaaagaaagaaagaaagaaaaaggagtggATACAGGAGAACCTCCTCCATCGTAGGCTTGTTGGGGCCTGAAATTCTGGAAGTTTCTAGATGGCGGAGGCAGTGGGGAGAGTAGGGTAAGGTTGAGAAAGTCAGAGGGTCCTCTCTTCTAGGAGCTTCTCCCATGTGCTGCTCAGGACGCCTCCCAATTGCCAGTCTCCCTGTAGCTGCAGCCGGGCTCTCACCTCCCCTCACATCCTGCCCCTGGACAGATGGCCCAAGGCTCCTCTACTCAAATCCAACTCATCCCTTTCTTGCCCCAATCTGCTTCCCCTAGGGTCTTTATCTAGTAAATGTCACCAACTCTCCCCCAGacctctctctcactttctgaTGGTCTATTCTGTGCTCCACGTGACTTCATACATGTCCTgttgtagcaggacaagccacagacaaaacccctcagacaccgagttgaaGGAAGGGTTTTATTCggctgggagcatcggcaagacTCACATCTCAAAAACCgactccccgagtgagcaatccctgtcccttttaagggctcacaactctaagggggtccccgtgagagggtcgtgatccaTTGAACAAGCAGGGGATATGTGACTGGGTGCTGCAGGCACTGGTAATTAgaacaggacaggacaggacagggattttcacagtgcttttctatacaatgtctgtaatctataaaTAACAAAACTGATTAGGTCAGAGGTCGATCtttaccaggcccagggtgtggcgccaggctgtctgcctgtggattccatttctgcctttgagtttttacttcttctttctttggaggcagaaattgggcgtAAGACAATATGAGGGATGGTCTCCTCCCTTACTGTGTATGGGAGTCAGAGTTGCCTCCAACTGCCTTTTAGCTCTTGGTGGGCTCTTTAGTTGAATGTAGGCCCAGATTGAGAATCGCCTGTAATGCTAACtactgggaggcaaaggcaggaggatcccttgagcccaagagtatgagatcagcctgggcaagttagtgaaaccctatcttcaaaaaataaaaataaaaataaactaaagtaaaataagaacaaatgaaTTGACAGTGGACAAACGAGAAAATTATACCAATTGTATTAGTTTTACATGTACATGGGGATCTTCACAAGAGAGGGAAGTCAGAAAAAGTGCCCAAAGCCAggtgcttttatattttttagacaaagaacaataaaatttcAGTGggcagacgcggtggctcatgcctgtaatcccagcactttgggaggccgaggtgggcagatcacttgaggtcaggaaaccccgtccttactaaaaattaaaaaaaaaaaggtagctgggggtggtggtgggttcctgtaatcccagctactcaggaggctgaggcaggagactcacttgaacctgggaggcagaggtggcagtgagccaagattgagccactacactccagcctgggcgggaGAGAGacttcgtttaaaaaaaaaagaagaagagggccggcccggtggctcatgcctgtaatcccagcactttgggaggctgaggtggccggatcacgaggtcaagagatcgagaccatcctggccaacatggtgaaaccccgtctctactgaaaatacaaaaatgagccaggcatggtggtgcgtgcctgtagtcccaactacttgggaggctgaggcaggagaatagcttgaacccgggaggcagaggttgtagtgagccgagattgcgccactgcactccagcctgggcgacagagcaagactcggtctcaaaaataaaaaataaaaaataaaagaaagaaagaataaaagaaaaaagaaatgacaggaCAAAGAAAATTTGGCTAGGGCAGTGAGTAACTAGAATATGTATCAGGGGGTTGTCAAACAGGTACAAGATACAGATGACTTTGTTACGTATGTTTATTCTGGTCCCTTGTGGCTTCTCAGGGCTGTTTTCTTGCCCTGGTACAGAAGGATACTCCCCCAGAGTAAGGTTTCTGGCATGCTCCATGCAGAAGAAACAGGTCGGATTGCTCCTTCTGAAACTACAATTTCTCTGTTTTTAACTCAGAATATATCAGTATACCAGGCTGTGAATGTTTTACAGGAGGTCCAGGGGAGCCCCTGTGGAGGAGCCTGGAGGGAACTTCAGGGAGGGTGATCTGGCGGGAATCTCAGGAAACAGCTCAACCTGCCGCATAAGTGAGGAGAGCCACTTCTTTCCCTTTTCGGGGATCCGGGTGGGGCGGGCGCCGCTGAGCGCGTCTAGGTGGCCGCAGGTCGCGGCATCGCGTCCCGGATCAGGACGCGAACATCCCTATACCGCAGACACCCCCACTGCGCCAGGAAGCGGCAGTCGGCCGTTTCCGCGGAGCTCTCGGTCCTCAGACACTTTCCCAGTCTCCGTCCCTTCCACCTTCCCTGGTTCATTGGCTTGGAGCCATGAGCGCGGCCAGTGGCTCCGCGGCTCCCGGAGGGACGCTGGGGGTTTGCCCTGGGAGTAGGGTGCAGGAGGTTCCACGGACGCCTCGACGACCGGTAGTAGCTTCGGGTGGGGCCTAGAGAGGACGGCGAGCAACTCTGTGGTTCCGGAGTCCAGAAAAATGAAAGCGCTCTTAGAAAAGATGGCtggcggctgggcacggtggctcacgcctgtaatcccagcactttgggaggccgaggcgggtggatcacttgaggtgaggaactcaagaccagcctgaccaacgtggtgaaactccgtctctactaaaaatacaaaaattagccgggcatagtggcacacgcctgtaatcccagctacttgggaggctgaggcaggagaagcgtgtgaacccgggaggcagaggttgaagtgagctgaggtcgtgccactgcactccagcctgggtgacagagtgagattcttgtctcaaaaaaaaaagaagaagaaaagatggcTGGCGACAGTCCAGCTTCTCTTCATTTTAGAGAAAGGCATTGAACAGCTTGAATATCGATCCGGTGTTGCTGACCTAGTTTGTTCCTGCTGGAAAAGTCTTCTCTTGCTGTTCCTCCCAGGCGGCCTTGGCAGCGCCTCTTGCCCGTAGTTAAGATGGGTGCGGCCGCTTTGACCTGGGCTCAGGCAGGTGGCAGCAAAGGCTGCAGGGGAGGGGAAACCGGTCCAAGATTCTCGACCGAGGGCCTGACGTCCCCTTCCCAGTCCCTTAGAGGAGGCCCTTCGAGGAGGCCCACTCAGTGacggagtctttttttttt containing:
- the ZNF764 gene encoding zinc finger protein 764 isoform 2 (isoform 2 is encoded by transcript variant 2), which codes for MAPPLAPLPPRDPNGAGPEWREPGAVSFADVAVYFCREEWGCLRPAQRALYRDVMRETYGHLSALGIGGNKPALISWVEEEAELWGPAAQDPEVAKCQTQTDPDSRNKKKERQREGTGALEKPDPVAAGSPGLKSPQAPSAGPPYGWEQLSKAPHRGRPSLCAHPPVPRADQRHGCYVCGKSFAWRSTLVEHVYSHTGEKPFHCTDCGKGFGHASSLSKHRAIHRGERPHRCLECGRAFTQRSALTSHLRVHTGEKPYGCADCGRRFSQSSALYQHRRVHSGETPFPCPDCGRAFAYPSDLRRHVRTHTGEKPYPCPDCGRCFRQSSEMAAHRRTHSGEKPYPCPQCGRRFGQKSAVAKHQWVHRPGAGGHRGRVAGRLSVTLTPGHGDLDPPVGFQLYPEIFQECG
- the ZNF764 gene encoding zinc finger protein 764 isoform 1 (isoform 1 is encoded by transcript variant 1) → MAPPLAPLPPRDPNGAGPEWREPGAVSFADVAVYFCREEWGCLRPAQRALYRDVMRETYGHLSALGIGGNKPALISWVEEEAELWGPAAQDPEVAKCQTQTDPADSRNKKKERQREGTGALEKPDPVAAGSPGLKSPQAPSAGPPYGWEQLSKAPHRGRPSLCAHPPVPRADQRHGCYVCGKSFAWRSTLVEHVYSHTGEKPFHCTDCGKGFGHASSLSKHRAIHRGERPHRCLECGRAFTQRSALTSHLRVHTGEKPYGCADCGRRFSQSSALYQHRRVHSGETPFPCPDCGRAFAYPSDLRRHVRTHTGEKPYPCPDCGRCFRQSSEMAAHRRTHSGEKPYPCPQCGRRFGQKSAVAKHQWVHRPGAGGHRGRVAGRLSVTLTPGHGDLDPPVGFQLYPEIFQECG